In the genome of Cellvibrio sp. KY-YJ-3, one region contains:
- a CDS encoding Dps family protein: MNIDIGISQEHREDIAHGLSRVLADTYTLYLKTHNFHWNVTGPMFQTLHLMFETQYNELALAVDLIAERIRSLGFPAPGTYKQYAELSSIKEEEGIPAAKDMIRLLVEGQEAVVRTARSLYPSVEAASDEATADLLTQRIQLHEKTAWMLRSLLE; encoded by the coding sequence ATGAATATAGATATCGGAATTTCCCAAGAGCACCGCGAAGACATCGCCCACGGTCTGTCCAGAGTATTAGCCGACACCTACACGCTCTACTTGAAAACCCACAACTTTCACTGGAACGTCACCGGGCCAATGTTTCAAACCTTGCACTTAATGTTTGAAACCCAATACAACGAGCTGGCCTTGGCTGTTGACCTTATTGCTGAACGTATTCGTTCCCTGGGTTTCCCGGCTCCCGGCACTTACAAGCAGTATGCAGAGTTGAGTAGCATCAAAGAGGAAGAGGGCATCCCCGCGGCCAAAGACATGATTCGTTTATTGGTTGAAGGACAGGAGGCAGTGGTGCGCACCGCGCGTTCACTTTACCCCTCGGTGGAAGCTGCGAGCGATGAAGCGACCGCAGACTTGCTAACCCAGCGCATTCAGTTACACGAAAAAACTGCTTGGATGCTACGCAGCTTACTGGAGTGA
- a CDS encoding vWA domain-containing protein yields MRQVLHYLLLGCTLFSAVCDASEITAPKPADVRVVIDISGSMKKTDPNNLRKPAVDLIVRLLPDQSKAGLWTFGQSVNMLVPHRVVDSQWREEGAKKANSINSVAMFTNIGGALEAAAADHATESSAYQRNVILLTDGVVDISKEAVVNLNERKRILTELLPRLKASDYRIHTIALSADADQELMKKLSIATDGIFEVADTADELMATFLRIFDQAVPAERVPLDENGFLVDNSIQEFTALIFRRAEVPATVIIAPDGKEYSATDPANNVNWYRTDKYDLITVQQPVAGQWKVKTDMAPGSRVTVVSNLQLVVQPLKSNIKLNETIDIAYSFIANNETLTNTDFLSLLTGEAFVTPAASKETKTHTLNKPAAANGVFSDQLKGFTTQGAHDIKILIDGKTFKREFIHRVNVSDSAFRVEKRIDEQGDKKTYVYKLIADLEIVDVASTKVMATIKNSKGNNLERELNAIEQSQWEFSFAPAETARYTIAMQVTGAQIDGSPLSETIALDDFAYPDEAAVLAGQVPASEASAESSSASSEAAPVTTDTPAAADSSNTWVYIAIVAANFLVLVMGFVAYRVIAGKSHKAELEEMEKTLNMSPDSLKKATAKDTPAAMDSGGNSAGEMAMDSGGGMDLSMPDDLMADNLFPLDNMEDDSNKDKT; encoded by the coding sequence ATGCGACAGGTTCTTCATTATTTATTGCTCGGTTGCACACTGTTCTCTGCAGTGTGTGACGCCAGTGAAATTACTGCCCCTAAACCGGCCGATGTGCGGGTGGTGATTGATATATCGGGCAGTATGAAAAAGACTGACCCCAACAATTTACGTAAACCCGCCGTGGATTTGATCGTGCGTTTGTTACCGGATCAAAGTAAAGCAGGGCTTTGGACCTTTGGACAGTCGGTCAATATGTTGGTGCCGCACCGTGTAGTTGACTCCCAATGGCGCGAAGAGGGAGCAAAAAAAGCGAACTCAATTAACTCGGTGGCGATGTTTACCAATATCGGTGGTGCCTTGGAGGCAGCGGCAGCAGATCACGCAACGGAATCCAGCGCTTACCAGCGCAACGTTATTTTGCTTACCGACGGTGTTGTCGATATCAGCAAAGAGGCGGTGGTTAATCTCAACGAGCGCAAACGCATCCTCACCGAATTATTGCCGCGCTTAAAAGCTTCTGATTACCGTATCCATACCATTGCGCTTTCTGCTGATGCTGATCAAGAGCTGATGAAGAAACTGTCCATCGCCACCGACGGCATTTTTGAGGTGGCCGATACCGCCGATGAGTTGATGGCGACCTTCCTGCGTATTTTTGATCAGGCCGTGCCTGCCGAACGGGTTCCGTTGGATGAAAATGGTTTTTTAGTCGATAACAGCATTCAAGAGTTTACCGCGCTGATTTTTCGGCGCGCCGAAGTTCCCGCTACGGTGATTATTGCGCCTGACGGTAAAGAGTATTCCGCGACTGACCCTGCTAACAATGTTAATTGGTATCGCACCGACAAATATGACCTTATCACTGTGCAGCAACCTGTGGCTGGCCAATGGAAAGTAAAAACTGACATGGCACCGGGGAGCCGCGTGACTGTGGTGAGTAATTTACAGTTGGTGGTGCAGCCGCTTAAAAGCAATATCAAACTCAATGAAACTATTGATATCGCCTATTCGTTTATTGCCAATAATGAAACGCTCACTAATACCGATTTTTTGAGTTTGTTGACCGGTGAGGCGTTCGTGACTCCCGCAGCAAGCAAGGAAACCAAAACCCATACCTTGAACAAACCGGCTGCGGCCAATGGTGTCTTCTCTGATCAGCTGAAGGGTTTCACTACCCAAGGTGCCCACGATATTAAGATTCTGATTGATGGTAAAACCTTCAAGCGTGAGTTTATCCATCGGGTCAATGTGAGTGATTCTGCGTTCCGCGTTGAAAAGCGTATTGATGAGCAGGGCGATAAAAAAACCTATGTGTATAAGTTGATTGCAGATCTTGAGATTGTTGATGTGGCAAGCACCAAGGTAATGGCAACGATTAAAAACTCCAAAGGTAATAATCTGGAGCGTGAACTGAATGCGATTGAACAATCCCAATGGGAATTTTCCTTCGCGCCAGCGGAAACTGCGCGTTACACAATCGCCATGCAGGTAACGGGTGCCCAGATCGATGGCAGCCCATTGAGCGAGACGATTGCGCTGGATGATTTTGCCTACCCGGATGAGGCCGCCGTCCTGGCTGGTCAAGTGCCTGCCAGTGAGGCGAGTGCAGAGTCGTCTTCTGCTAGCAGCGAGGCAGCGCCAGTAACCACTGATACACCCGCCGCCGCGGACTCATCCAATACCTGGGTATATATTGCGATTGTTGCAGCCAATTTCTTGGTGCTGGTAATGGGGTTTGTCGCCTACAGGGTTATCGCCGGCAAGAGCCACAAAGCAGAGCTGGAAGAGATGGAAAAGACCTTGAATATGTCACCCGATAGCCTTAAAAAAGCCACCGCAAAAGACACCCCGGCAGCAATGGATTCCGGCGGTAATAGTGCGGGTGAGATGGCGATGGATAGTGGCGGGGGAATGGATTTATCCATGCCCGATGACCTGATGGCCGACAACCTGTTTCCATTGGATAATATGGAAGACGATAGTAACAAAGATAAAACTTGA
- a CDS encoding DUF6445 family protein — translation MTTDNFLPPLHANFRYLFDHVGNEKRPVLVVDNFLHQAEALVGFAVKYGQFRPGVDFYPGIQSKVPEFYAAALATHLRDIISDCFNLSPEQIEYSQSIYSMVMTPPEHLSVPQARPHVDSIKSTKLAAVHYLCTPDKGGTSLYRHKATGFERLDETRMPLYSDFLAKEEQDPVWQKRYICGTNDYYEEIAYYEANFNRLIIYSGDVLHSASIAPNFNFTANPLAGRLTLTSFIYCK, via the coding sequence ATGACGACCGATAATTTTTTACCGCCGTTGCACGCTAATTTCCGTTATCTCTTTGATCATGTTGGCAATGAAAAGCGCCCGGTATTGGTTGTGGATAATTTTTTACACCAAGCAGAAGCCTTGGTGGGTTTTGCGGTGAAATACGGCCAATTTCGCCCCGGTGTTGATTTTTATCCCGGTATTCAGTCAAAGGTGCCGGAATTTTATGCTGCCGCGCTTGCCACACATTTGCGCGATATTATTAGTGATTGCTTTAACCTCTCGCCGGAACAAATCGAATATTCCCAATCTATTTATTCCATGGTGATGACGCCACCGGAGCACCTGAGCGTACCGCAAGCGCGCCCGCATGTGGATAGTATCAAGTCCACTAAACTCGCTGCTGTGCATTACTTGTGTACTCCGGACAAGGGTGGAACCTCGTTATATCGCCACAAAGCCACCGGTTTTGAGCGCTTGGATGAAACGCGAATGCCGCTCTACAGCGATTTTTTGGCGAAGGAAGAACAAGATCCCGTTTGGCAAAAGCGATACATCTGCGGGACTAATGACTACTACGAAGAGATTGCCTACTACGAGGCGAATTTTAATCGCCTGATTATCTATTCTGGCGATGTTTTACATTCCGCCTCCATAGCACCTAATTTCAATTTTACGGCTAATCCCCTTGCCGGGCGTTTGACCCTTACCAGT
- a CDS encoding YcgN family cysteine cluster protein — protein MAQQVFWQRKTFQEMSPEEFESLCDGCGKCCLHKLEDEDSGDVYYTKVACRYLDHDTCRCQEYTDRQQLVEACAVLTPDSVKETYWLPETCAYRLVADGIPLFDWHPLVSGDPDSVHKAGISVAGRVVHEQDVDPEDYEDYVIRWVN, from the coding sequence ATGGCACAACAAGTTTTTTGGCAACGTAAAACATTTCAGGAAATGTCGCCGGAGGAGTTTGAATCCCTCTGCGATGGTTGCGGCAAGTGCTGTCTGCACAAATTGGAAGATGAAGATTCGGGTGATGTGTATTACACCAAGGTTGCCTGTCGTTATTTGGATCATGACACCTGTCGTTGTCAGGAATACACTGATCGTCAACAATTAGTAGAAGCCTGTGCCGTATTAACGCCGGACAGTGTTAAGGAAACCTATTGGTTACCGGAGACCTGTGCTTATAGGCTAGTGGCTGATGGTATTCCGCTGTTTGATTGGCATCCACTGGTTTCAGGCGACCCTGACTCGGTGCATAAAGCCGGTATTTCGGTGGCGGGGCGTGTAGTGCATGAGCAGGATGTCGATCCTGAGGATTATGAAGATTATGTTATTCGCTGGGTTAATTGA
- a CDS encoding YcgL domain-containing protein, with amino-acid sequence MKIICEIYRSTKEEGMYLYVKKEEGLSKVPPDLLKLFGRPQQAMVLLLTPGKKLAHATVEKVAESLETQGFYLQLPPRNDRDPEAERLRALNSKLAGQ; translated from the coding sequence GTGAAAATTATTTGTGAAATTTATCGTAGCACCAAGGAAGAGGGCATGTATCTGTACGTGAAAAAGGAGGAGGGGTTGAGTAAGGTACCTCCAGATTTACTCAAGCTTTTTGGTCGTCCACAGCAGGCAATGGTTCTGCTGTTAACGCCTGGTAAAAAGCTTGCTCACGCGACGGTTGAAAAAGTCGCTGAAAGCCTGGAAACACAAGGTTTTTATTTGCAATTGCCGCCACGCAATGATCGCGACCCGGAAGCTGAGCGTTTGCGTGCGCTCAATTCCAAGCTGGCTGGCCAGTAG
- a CDS encoding GNAT family N-acetyltransferase, producing MPVSELLQTPSPHSEIVFCAEQPERYAVVDRFYRAQGYKVKTAATESVYVIYGVGGTGGPTEIIAAARYVPQNSGHFWLRNLLVAKERRGQGLASALLQYSLPLIYPKGCYCFALPHLKGFYDRLGYELEPNHCPTDIQQKYQQYRARGRDWLLMGYLASNHGQT from the coding sequence ATGCCCGTGTCCGAATTATTACAAACACCCTCGCCACACTCCGAAATAGTTTTTTGCGCAGAGCAACCTGAGCGTTACGCAGTGGTCGATCGTTTTTACCGCGCTCAGGGTTACAAGGTAAAAACGGCTGCTACTGAATCCGTGTATGTTATTTACGGGGTTGGGGGAACGGGCGGCCCCACTGAAATCATTGCAGCGGCACGTTATGTCCCCCAAAACTCGGGGCACTTTTGGCTGCGCAATTTGCTGGTTGCCAAAGAGCGGCGCGGGCAGGGGTTGGCGAGTGCGCTGCTGCAATACTCCTTGCCGCTTATTTACCCAAAAGGTTGTTACTGTTTTGCATTGCCGCATTTGAAGGGGTTTTATGACCGTTTGGGTTATGAATTAGAGCCTAATCATTGCCCTACAGATATCCAACAAAAATACCAGCAATACCGTGCACGTGGCCGTGATTGGTTATTAATGGGATATTTAGCCTCAAATCATGGTCAAACCTGA
- a CDS encoding SapC family protein, giving the protein MPNFVLLNNVAHKNLCVIRDYAPHYGDNEMSAVTFPQEFRAIQNEYPIFFRKNPETGKFLTVALLGLRQNENLFLSDSGWDAQYIPASVKRRPFLIGIQPPRPDQDANQPNRMVYVDMDSPRVSEAQGERVFLPHGGYSLFLEKMVAALEYIQYGTDLSELFITELLNYDLLEVVTLDITLKNGERNNLTGLYTINEEKLSALNGSVVAELHSKGYLEFIYMLLASHSNVVKLIARLETRLQNQ; this is encoded by the coding sequence ATGCCTAATTTTGTATTGCTTAATAATGTCGCCCATAAAAATCTCTGTGTTATTCGAGACTATGCTCCGCACTATGGCGACAACGAAATGTCCGCAGTCACTTTTCCGCAGGAGTTTCGCGCCATTCAAAATGAATATCCCATTTTCTTCCGGAAAAATCCCGAGACTGGAAAGTTTCTCACCGTGGCATTGCTTGGCTTGCGCCAAAATGAAAATCTTTTTTTGTCTGATAGTGGATGGGATGCACAATATATTCCGGCATCGGTAAAAAGACGGCCATTTCTGATTGGAATACAGCCTCCCAGGCCAGATCAAGATGCTAACCAGCCAAACCGGATGGTGTATGTAGATATGGATAGCCCGCGGGTCAGTGAAGCCCAGGGTGAGCGGGTTTTTTTACCACACGGTGGCTACTCACTTTTTTTGGAAAAAATGGTTGCTGCGTTGGAATACATTCAATATGGCACAGATTTGAGTGAACTTTTTATCACTGAATTATTGAATTACGATTTGCTTGAAGTGGTGACTCTTGATATCACTCTAAAAAACGGTGAGCGTAATAATTTGACTGGCCTGTATACAATTAATGAAGAAAAGTTGAGCGCATTGAACGGGAGTGTTGTGGCTGAGTTACACAGTAAAGGTTATCTGGAGTTTATCTATATGCTATTGGCTTCCCATTCCAACGTGGTGAAGTTAATCGCACGTCTTGAAACCCGGCTTCAGAATCAATAA
- a CDS encoding tryptophan halogenase family protein, with amino-acid sequence MNYLTKVKKVVIVGGGTAGWMAAASFAKLLGKSVAVILVESDEISTVGVGEATVPPLILLNRYLGINEQELLTFVKGTIKLGISFENWKNINDCYIHSFGHTGKDTWAASFQHFWLRGLDIGVDDPLGDYSLEYAAALHNKFAHMSNPPLTYAYHIDAGFYAKFLRRIAENAGALRIEGKVENVVLDDSGYIKNIRLASGTVVEGDFFIDCSGFRGLLIEEALHTGYEDWSHWLPCDSAIAVQTESVREPVPYTRAIAHHAGWQWQIPLQHRVGNGLVYCSQYMSDEDARTLLLEKIDGQLISEPRVIKFKTGQRLKHWNKNCVALGLASGFIEPLESTSIHLIQRGITRLIQMFPHDGIRACDMDEYNNQMKTEILTIRDFVIMHYHLTEREDSGFWRYCKNMPIPESLEHRIRLFRETGKLFVESPYKLFAESSWLQVMVGQGLVPERYHVVANEMTDAELKTFLSDIRSQVKHSVQKMPGHHDYLQYYCKATAWGDACE; translated from the coding sequence ATGAATTATCTAACAAAAGTAAAAAAAGTAGTTATTGTCGGTGGTGGTACAGCGGGCTGGATGGCTGCTGCATCCTTTGCCAAGCTGCTCGGGAAAAGTGTCGCGGTTATATTGGTTGAATCCGATGAGATCTCCACCGTCGGCGTGGGAGAAGCTACGGTACCTCCGCTGATTTTATTGAATCGTTATCTGGGTATAAATGAACAGGAATTGTTGACCTTCGTTAAAGGTACGATCAAGTTAGGCATCTCATTTGAAAATTGGAAAAACATAAACGACTGCTATATTCACTCCTTTGGTCATACCGGCAAAGATACGTGGGCTGCGAGCTTTCAGCATTTCTGGCTCAGAGGATTGGATATTGGCGTGGATGATCCATTGGGTGATTATTCCCTGGAATATGCAGCGGCATTGCACAATAAATTTGCCCATATGTCGAACCCGCCGTTGACCTATGCCTACCATATTGATGCCGGTTTTTACGCTAAATTTTTGCGTCGTATCGCTGAAAATGCGGGCGCTCTCCGCATTGAAGGCAAAGTAGAAAACGTGGTTTTGGACGATTCCGGGTACATTAAGAATATTCGCCTCGCATCCGGTACTGTCGTTGAAGGTGATTTTTTTATCGACTGTTCTGGCTTTCGTGGTTTATTGATTGAAGAGGCATTGCATACGGGTTATGAAGATTGGTCGCATTGGTTGCCCTGCGATAGCGCGATAGCTGTGCAAACCGAATCAGTGCGCGAACCGGTTCCCTATACACGTGCGATTGCGCATCACGCCGGCTGGCAGTGGCAAATTCCGTTGCAGCATCGCGTTGGCAATGGTTTGGTTTATTGCAGTCAATATATGAGTGATGAAGACGCCAGAACTCTGTTGCTGGAAAAAATTGATGGACAATTGATATCAGAGCCGCGAGTCATAAAATTTAAAACGGGCCAACGCCTCAAACACTGGAATAAAAATTGTGTGGCCTTGGGGTTGGCGAGTGGTTTTATCGAGCCGCTGGAGTCCACAAGTATTCATCTTATCCAGCGTGGTATTACCCGTCTCATTCAAATGTTTCCGCATGATGGTATTCGTGCGTGTGATATGGATGAATATAATAACCAGATGAAAACAGAAATATTAACAATCAGGGATTTTGTGATAATGCATTACCATTTAACCGAGCGCGAAGACAGTGGATTCTGGCGTTACTGTAAAAATATGCCTATCCCGGAATCGCTTGAGCATCGCATACGTTTGTTTAGAGAAACCGGGAAATTATTTGTTGAATCACCCTATAAACTTTTTGCGGAGTCATCCTGGTTGCAAGTAATGGTGGGTCAGGGGTTGGTGCCGGAGCGCTATCATGTGGTGGCAAATGAGATGACAGACGCTGAGCTGAAAACGTTTTTAAGTGATATCAGAAGTCAGGTAAAACACAGCGTTCAAAAAATGCCAGGGCACCATGATTATTTGCAGTATTACTGTAAAGCTACTGCGTGGGGTGATGCGTGTGAATAA
- the rnd gene encoding ribonuclease D: MLIPTEPIWIDQDDQLAELCARWQQQAALAIDTEFMRSDTFYPIAGLLQIGDGKGCYLIDPLAIGNLEPLRELMLNPAVTKVLHSCSEDLEVFQCWLGVVPAPLFDTQVAAAFAGLSFGLGYANLVKNLLTIEIPKEETRSDWLQRPLSAAQLKYAALDVAHMLIVYGKLLQLLKTTERLEWVKSDCADLISNARKADDFSEAYQKVGFAWKLREQELLILKQLCIWRETEARARNIPRNRLIKEPSLWEIARKRIQDVTQLQRVPDIPSRTLKNDSETILQIVSDALAMDEAAWPARLDPPLAQSEGPLMKALKNYVREYAEQAQLPPEVLIRKKDYEHLVRSGMNGGEYRLPERLLGWRFDLIGEGLLRIVRQQNV; the protein is encoded by the coding sequence ATGCTAATACCCACTGAACCTATCTGGATTGATCAGGACGATCAACTCGCCGAGCTTTGCGCGCGCTGGCAACAGCAAGCGGCGCTGGCGATTGATACTGAATTTATGCGCAGCGATACCTTTTATCCCATTGCAGGTTTGCTGCAGATTGGCGATGGCAAGGGATGCTACTTAATTGATCCGCTTGCGATTGGCAATCTCGAGCCTTTGCGCGAATTGATGCTAAACCCTGCAGTCACCAAAGTATTGCATTCTTGTTCAGAAGATCTGGAGGTGTTTCAGTGCTGGTTGGGAGTAGTGCCGGCGCCATTATTTGATACACAAGTGGCAGCCGCATTTGCAGGTTTGAGCTTTGGGTTGGGTTACGCCAATTTAGTCAAAAACCTGCTAACTATTGAAATTCCCAAAGAAGAAACTCGCTCGGATTGGTTGCAGCGCCCGCTCAGTGCAGCGCAATTAAAATACGCCGCACTTGACGTTGCGCATATGCTGATTGTGTATGGAAAATTATTGCAGTTATTAAAAACAACCGAGCGTTTGGAGTGGGTGAAAAGTGATTGTGCTGATTTGATAAGCAATGCGCGCAAAGCAGATGATTTTAGCGAGGCGTATCAAAAAGTAGGTTTTGCCTGGAAATTGCGTGAACAGGAGTTATTAATTTTAAAGCAGCTTTGTATTTGGCGCGAAACTGAAGCGCGGGCACGCAACATTCCGCGCAATAGGTTAATAAAAGAGCCTTCATTATGGGAAATTGCGCGTAAAAGAATTCAGGATGTGACGCAATTACAACGTGTACCGGATATTCCCTCGCGCACTTTAAAAAATGATAGTGAAACTATTTTACAAATAGTCAGCGACGCTTTGGCAATGGATGAAGCTGCATGGCCTGCGCGACTCGATCCGCCTTTAGCGCAAAGCGAAGGCCCGCTGATGAAGGCGTTGAAAAATTATGTGCGCGAATACGCCGAACAAGCCCAGTTGCCGCCCGAAGTATTGATTCGCAAAAAGGATTACGAGCATTTGGTTCGCTCCGGGATGAATGGTGGCGAATATCGTTTGCCCGAGCGTTTATTGGGCTGGCGTTTTGATCTAATTGGCGAAGGCTTGTTGCGTATTGTTCGGCAACAGAATGTTTAG
- a CDS encoding TonB-dependent receptor encodes MATAVASVMAAGFSSVTMAQDNALEEVIVTGIKASLQASMDVKREAVGVVDAISAEDIGKMPDTNLAESLQRIPGVSIDRVNGEGSKVTVRGLSGDYNLVTLNSRQMPASSFGTSRSFDFANLASEGVSGVQVYKSGRADVQSGGMGALINIVTPRPLSSPGLKAVLGGKAVYDDSSVMKDDLTPEVSGLFSNTFADDTIGVALTGSYQERNSGDRNASVSDWFVHATDGGDWAGIPAEHQPGDGRTYAIPSEVMYSVNEVNRKRLNSQLTLQYQPIEQLTVTADYLYVTQQNEVNNFGTGFWFTRDNDLDIEWSDTNPAYPLSYTENSGRHEINSIVKFNKTKSNLKSSGLNVKWDATDNLELEFDAHNSTSLSGPNGKWGGNNQFNFGSIDNYRVSMDFSGKFPVMNRIGHEDGRTNVAPDISLMQLTNNIFRIQEQDSSVDEYQLKGTYNFDDSFIDNIKAGVGTNEITNKYFFLGYQAQNQGSWSGVQGENGVGDIPRSYWIVDKLSNYFDHDATNGANFQNSFVRGKWDELLAVGADLYGSDTGHCIRAYCTTRDPALANDGLDDQTTVETSDFAYLQFGFKPEIAGMPANLAVGVRHETTDVESTAYVSAYTPYIRWNSGNEYSLIANGSEYGVTTGSYSKTLPNLDFDIALTDDIKARASFSKTISRPNYNDLKGGFVWGTAPRVSMGSASAGDPDLNPMESTNFDLSAEWYYADSSYVSLGFFKKDVVDFIGSSAPVTITDSGFHTPVGGPRWNAAVAAVGNNLTAINEYIVANYPGSVDAANNHVFALPEDPILPFEVTRPINNEDVAIDGIEIAVQHSFGESGYGFQANVTKVDSDTEYNNVSKASQFAIYGLSDSANLIGFYDKDGLQVRIAYNWRDDFLAGGGGNPRYTEAYGQVDASVSYELTDNLTLSLEGLNITNETTRQYGRHENMTFNYIETGARYNLGARYSF; translated from the coding sequence ATGGCTACGGCAGTGGCATCGGTGATGGCGGCTGGTTTCAGTTCAGTGACAATGGCGCAAGACAATGCTTTGGAAGAGGTCATTGTTACCGGTATTAAAGCGTCGCTGCAGGCCTCTATGGATGTAAAACGCGAAGCAGTGGGTGTGGTTGATGCCATTTCGGCGGAAGATATCGGCAAAATGCCTGATACCAACCTTGCCGAATCCCTGCAACGTATCCCCGGTGTGTCGATCGACCGTGTAAACGGTGAAGGTAGCAAGGTAACCGTGCGTGGTTTGTCAGGCGATTACAATTTGGTGACCTTAAACAGCCGTCAAATGCCTGCATCATCATTCGGTACCAGCCGTTCTTTTGACTTCGCGAACCTGGCCTCTGAAGGTGTTTCCGGGGTTCAGGTGTATAAAAGCGGCCGTGCTGATGTGCAATCTGGCGGTATGGGTGCATTGATCAACATTGTCACCCCGCGTCCGCTCAGCAGCCCTGGTTTGAAAGCCGTGCTCGGTGGCAAAGCGGTATATGACGATTCTTCGGTGATGAAGGATGACCTGACTCCGGAAGTCTCCGGCTTGTTCAGTAATACCTTTGCGGACGACACCATCGGTGTTGCGCTGACAGGTAGTTATCAAGAGCGTAACAGCGGCGATCGCAATGCCAGCGTCAGTGACTGGTTTGTGCATGCAACAGACGGTGGCGACTGGGCTGGAATTCCTGCCGAACATCAGCCGGGAGATGGCAGAACCTACGCCATTCCTTCTGAGGTGATGTATTCGGTCAATGAAGTAAACCGTAAGCGCTTGAATAGCCAGTTGACCCTGCAATACCAACCGATAGAGCAGCTAACCGTGACGGCGGATTACCTCTATGTAACCCAGCAAAACGAAGTTAACAATTTTGGTACCGGCTTTTGGTTTACCCGCGATAACGATTTGGACATTGAGTGGAGTGATACCAACCCTGCGTATCCGCTGTCTTACACGGAAAACTCGGGTCGTCATGAAATCAATAGTATTGTTAAGTTCAACAAGACCAAATCCAACCTCAAGTCATCCGGTTTAAATGTTAAGTGGGATGCAACTGATAATCTGGAACTGGAGTTTGACGCACACAACTCAACGTCGTTGTCAGGTCCAAACGGCAAGTGGGGTGGTAACAACCAATTTAACTTTGGTTCTATCGATAACTACCGAGTGTCTATGGATTTCTCCGGCAAGTTCCCGGTCATGAATAGAATTGGCCATGAGGATGGCCGCACTAACGTGGCGCCGGATATCTCTCTGATGCAATTGACCAACAACATCTTCCGCATTCAAGAGCAGGATTCCTCGGTTGATGAGTATCAATTAAAAGGAACCTATAACTTTGATGATAGCTTTATCGACAACATCAAAGCCGGTGTAGGTACTAACGAAATCACCAACAAATATTTCTTCCTTGGCTACCAAGCGCAAAACCAGGGTAGTTGGAGTGGTGTACAGGGTGAAAACGGTGTTGGCGATATTCCTCGCTCCTACTGGATTGTAGATAAGCTATCTAACTATTTTGATCACGATGCCACGAATGGCGCTAACTTCCAAAACAGTTTTGTCCGCGGTAAATGGGACGAGCTGTTGGCCGTCGGCGCAGACCTTTATGGTTCAGATACCGGTCACTGCATCAGAGCCTATTGCACCACTCGGGACCCTGCCTTAGCGAATGACGGGTTGGACGATCAAACCACGGTAGAAACGTCAGATTTTGCCTACTTACAGTTTGGTTTCAAACCTGAGATTGCCGGTATGCCTGCTAATTTGGCGGTAGGTGTTCGCCATGAGACTACGGACGTCGAATCAACCGCTTACGTGTCTGCCTATACTCCCTACATTCGCTGGAACAGTGGTAACGAGTACTCCCTGATAGCCAATGGTAGTGAGTACGGTGTCACCACCGGTAGCTACTCAAAAACCTTGCCTAATTTGGATTTTGATATAGCGCTGACCGATGACATCAAAGCGCGCGCATCATTTAGCAAAACGATTTCTCGTCCAAACTACAATGATCTCAAGGGTGGATTTGTGTGGGGTACAGCGCCGCGCGTCAGCATGGGTTCTGCCTCCGCTGGCGATCCTGACCTGAACCCAATGGAGTCAACCAATTTCGATCTGTCTGCTGAATGGTACTACGCTGATTCAAGCTATGTATCTCTTGGATTCTTCAAGAAAGACGTTGTGGATTTCATTGGTAGCAGTGCGCCTGTCACTATCACAGACAGCGGCTTCCATACTCCAGTCGGTGGGCCACGCTGGAACGCGGCGGTTGCAGCGGTGGGTAATAACCTGACGGCAATTAACGAATATATTGTTGCTAACTATCCCGGTAGCGTGGATGCGGCAAATAACCATGTATTTGCATTGCCCGAAGATCCAATTCTGCCTTTTGAAGTGACTCGCCCAATCAACAATGAAGATGTAGCCATTGATGGTATTGAGATCGCTGTGCAACATAGTTTTGGTGAGTCGGGTTATGGTTTCCAGGCTAACGTTACCAAAGTGGATTCCGATACCGAATACAACAATGTATCCAAGGCTAGTCAGTTTGCGATTTATGGTTTGAGCGATTCAGCCAACCTGATTGGCTTCTACGATAAGGATGGCCTGCAGGTACGTATTGCATACAACTGGCGTGATGATTTCCTCGCGGGTGGCGGTGGAAACCCACGCTACACTGAAGCCTATGGTCAGGTGGATGCGAGCGTGAGTTACGAGCTTACTGACAACCTGACTTTGTCACTTGAAGGTCTAAACATTACCAACGAAACCACGCGTCAATATGGCCGTCATGAGAATATGACGTTTAACTATATTGAAACCGGTGCTCGTTACAACCTGGGTGCTCGTTACAGCTTCTAA